In the genome of Shewanella glacialimarina, one region contains:
- a CDS encoding YdbL family protein — protein MKYTLPALLVSLLLSFNASAMTLQDAKNNALVGEQINGYLAVITSSAEVEALVTDINAKRLQHYQRIAQKNGLSTASVAKLAAEKAIEAANTGHIYQDKKGMWQTK, from the coding sequence ATGAAATATACCTTACCCGCCCTATTAGTTAGCTTACTGCTCAGTTTCAATGCATCGGCGATGACGTTACAGGATGCTAAAAATAATGCACTTGTGGGTGAACAAATTAACGGTTACCTGGCGGTAATAACAAGCTCTGCCGAGGTTGAGGCATTAGTCACTGATATTAATGCTAAGCGTTTACAACATTATCAACGTATAGCTCAAAAGAATGGTCTCAGTACTGCCAGCGTAGCCAAACTCGCCGCAGAAAAAGCCATTGAAGCGGCTAATACAGGCCATATCTATCAGGATAAAAAAGGCATGTGGCAAACCAAGTAA
- a CDS encoding YnbE family lipoprotein, whose amino-acid sequence MLISLVSACTPTVRIEPSDKPIVINLNVKIEHDIRIKVDKELDNLLENEQLF is encoded by the coding sequence ATGTTAATCAGCTTAGTTTCAGCCTGTACGCCCACGGTTAGAATTGAGCCATCAGATAAGCCTATTGTGATCAATTTAAACGTTAAAATTGAGCATGATATTAGAATAAAAGTGGATAAAGAACTCGATAATTTATTAGAAAACGAGCAGCTATTTTAA